Within the Gossypium raimondii isolate GPD5lz chromosome 12, ASM2569854v1, whole genome shotgun sequence genome, the region cagtgatttggggaatcagcacttagcaactcCTTTCACATTCACAGatatggtggaatcagcacttagcaaccaccaatgattcgaggaatcaacacttagcagccccttgggggaatcagcacttagcaaaccccttcacatttaaaatacggtgggatcagcacttagcaaccaccaatgaatcagggaatcagcacttagcaaccccctttatattcaaagatacggtggaatcagcacttagcaacccccgaTGAAtcagggaatcagcacttagcaaccccctttatattcaaggatacggtggaatcagcacttagcaaccatcaatgagtcggggaatcaacacttagcaaccccctttatattcaatgtacTCCGGCTTATTCTGAGTGTTCAACCGGAACCcatattttcaacattttaccacctttcctaacttaaccacatttttaggatcttgccgaatatttattctatattctATTAAATCCCAacatatattgaataatatcaaaataatgcattaaatcacatgtttacttacctcggtgcaaaatatcgtaattttgcaatttactccactatcttctcttttccccatttgaggtagtcttctcgtctttcttgatctataattgcaaatttaactcatttaatgttcacatttaataaaatagtcctccacccaactttttgaaaaattacaattttgcccccaaacttttacatatttacacttttgtccctaagctcgaaaattaaaattcatctcttattcttatgttttatgacatgttgaacatttttcccttctatgacaacataaAATTCTCACTCTAGCACACACTTTTGAagattaggtatttttaccgattatgtcaatttacccgttttcgtttaaaatcgcttagcaaaagttgtttaacataatttctagcttcatattccaccataaaacagaaaaataaacacttttcacctatgggcatttttccaaatataaaccctaggttaaattattgctagaataagctaaattaagttaccgggacttcaaaaacgtaaaagaacattaaaaacggggcttggaatcacttactattgagcttggaagcttaaaaaccctaaaaatggcttcccccttgctgatttcgttcaccatgaagaagatgagcacatttttccatctttttccctttttaattctttttattactaaatgactaaaatgcccccatttaaaaaaaatctatttcacccatttcttacgtctatttttgtccatcaattaactaatggtctaattactgtATAAGGAaccccaatttataatttcataacaattagacacttctaacacgtagaactcaacttttgcactttttacaatttagtccttttgattaaattgagtgcccaaacgtcgaaattttcgaatgaaatttttatgaaactTTTCCATGAAACTGTAGACcgtaaaaatataatgataatcatattttctctcgtcggatttgtggtccggaaaccactgtttcgactaggcccagaatcgagctattacaattctcccctctttagggattttcgtccccgaaaatcttaccgaaaACGAGGTTTGGATATTGTTTCCTCATAActtcctccggttcccacgtagcctcttccattccatgtttttgccacaacactttcgGTTTTATTCCTTAACTATTTGACCTCTCGAGCCAGAGTCTTTATCGGTTCctcctcataagtcatatccgATCGAACTTCAATCTCTGtaggagaaactatatgtgaaggatccgaACGATAGCGTCGcaacatcgatacatgaaatacattatgtatcctTTCCAACTCTACCGGtaaagctaaccgataagcacaggtccaattctttcaataactgcatacggtccaataaaacgtggactcaatttgcctttacgacaaAATCTCagaatcttcttccatggagatactttcaagaacactttatcacccacttgaaactcaatttctttcctctttaaatccgcatatGACTTTTGCCGATCTGAAGCAGCTTTTAAATAGTCAcatattattttcactttttcttcagtttctttcaccaaGTCAACTCCATGAATCTGGTTTTCACCGTgttcagtccaatataaaggagttctacacttacgccgatataatgcttcatacggtgccattcgtatacttgactgatagctattgttgtaagcaaattcaaccaatggtagatattgctcccaactgccttcaaattctaaaatataacaccggagcatgtcttcaagaacttgaatcactctTTCTAATTGGCCGTCAGTTTACGGATGGAATGCAATACCAAAGTTCAAttttgtacccaaagcttcctgcaactttatccaaaacctcgaTGTAAACCTCGGATTTCTATCTGATATAATAAACTTAGGCACCCCGTGTAATCTCactatttcagcaacatataactccgccaacctgtcaagtgagtaatcaatgCGTACCGGAATGAAATGGGCTGACTTTGTCAGTATATCAACAATTAACCAAATAGCATCCTTCTTCTTTGGAGTTAAAGGCAATcctgtcacaaaatccatcgtgatactGTCCCACTTCCACTTTGGAATCATTATCGGCTGAAGTAAACCCGATGAtacttgatgctcagctttcacttgttgacaaattaaacactttgatacaaattctgagatatcctttttcatacccggccaccaatagaatttcttcaaatcattatacattttcacactacctGGGTGGACTAAGAAATCACCACTATGTGCCTCACATAAAATGGTCCGAATTAACTCAtcatttctcggtacacatactcTATCCCGGAACATCAGGCAATCATCtgaaccaatttgaaaatctgaGTCAACACCTGCTTCACACTGAGCTCTCCTGGCTTGCAATTTACTGTCATTATTTTGTGCTTCTCGAATTTGCTGAAGGAATAACGGTCTAGCCCTCAAttcagccaaaattgaaccatcattagataaaattaatctCGTACtcatagctctcaaagcaaataaagattttctgctCAAGGCATCTGCAATAACATTAGCTTTTCCAgaatgataatcaatcactagctcataatcttttattggctcgagccatcttcgttgtcgcaaattcaagtctttttgattcagtaaatacttcaaactcttatgatcagtgaagatttgacatttctcaccatacagataacgacgccaaaattttaaagcaaaaacaatggcagccaattctaaataatgcgtcggataattcttctcgtgtGGTTTCAACTatctcgaagcataagctattactttgccctcttgcattaacacacacccaagaccattcaacgatgcattaTTGTAAATTACAAACTCCTTCCCTGACTCAGGTTGCACCAACAAtgccttcaatttctcaaaactttgttgacatttatcggtccattcaaacttgacattcttctgcagtaacttagtcataggagaggcaatcatcgagaatcccttgacaaaccgTCTGTCATACCTGGCTAAGCCCTGAAAGCTTCTAACCTCGTTcacattctttggtggctcccaatcaacaattgctaaaattttgcttggatcaacctgaataccttcacttgaaactatatgtcgCAAGAATTCGACCTCACGAAGCCAAAAATcacttttgctgaatttagcatacaatttcttcCCTCTCAGAATCTGTAACACAGTTCTCAAATGTTTGACGTGCTCAAATTCATCCCgagaataaactaaaatatcatctatgaacaccaccacaAACTTATCCAGATACGATCGAAAAATTcagttcattaaatccataaaaatagccagagcattagtcaacccaaaaggcattaccagaaattcataatgtccatacctcgttctgAAAGCGGTTTTTGGCACATCGGACTCCctaactctcaactgatagtaaccagaccttagatcaatctttgaaaacactgttgcTCCTTTTAGTttgtcaaacaaatcatcaattcttgGCAAATGATACTTGTTCCttatagtcactttgttgagctaacgataatcaatacaaagtctcatagagacgtatttctttttcacaaataaaacaggagcaccccagggagaaaaactcggtctcacaGATCCTTTATCTGTAAACTCTTGTaattgagcttttaattctttcaactcagtcGGAGCCATCCGATACGGAGCAATAGAAATCGGCACAGTACCATGTAACAAGTCAATAGCAAACACcacttctctaatcggaggtaacccaggtaattcctctggaaatacaTCCGAAAATTCACAAACTACCGGCACTGGTTCAAGCTTCGACCCAGTTATACtagtattcaacacataagcaataTAGGCTTCACATCCTTCTCTCAAGTATTTTTGAGCAGACATGTGCGAAATCACTATAGGCAGTTTATTCGGCTCCTCTGCTTCAACCCAGAGAATTTCACCGTTTTCACACTTCAATTCAAGGattttctgtctacaatttaccttggcatcatgcaatatcaaccaatccatccccaaattaacatcaaactcatcaaatgataacaacatcaaattaaccGGGAAACAGTGACCTTGAATCATCAGAGGACAATTCCTGCAAACCATATCGACTAAGACATATTTGCCTaaaggatttgatactttaaccacaaattaagtattttcaacaggcaatttcttactagatactaaattcacacatacatatgaatgagtagacccagggtcaatcaaagcaacaacatcaatatcataaagagaaaatgtaccagtaatcatGTTAAGAGGTGATGCATCCTCACGAGCACGTATGGCATGAGTTCTGGCAGGCGCTCTAGTTTCTGATCTCCCAGTTGTATCTTTCGCCACGCTTTTACCACTGACTTTGCTCCCAGTATTCCTCGGTGGTCTACCTCTACTGACAATGTCACCCGATCCAGCTCTCTGCAATCTTCCTTCCTTTATTCTCTCAGGGCAATCTTTTATATAGTGTTCTTGAGAACCACACCTGAAACAGGCTCGTCTAAATCCCCAACACTCACCAGCATGTCACCGGCCACACTGTCGACACTCAGATCTAGTATTCCCCACATTGCCCACACTTGCCACTAAGGTAGCTTGAGTTTTAGCTTCAGAATATGACCTCCCTCGGTCTCTACGTGAATACCCAGCTGAACCACTTGGTCGTGGATCCATCCTTTTAAGCTTCTTTATTTGGGATTGAAATGTTCTACTCATTGACCTTTTTCTTACATCTCAAGCTTCCATCTCcactcttctcttttctttactcagTTCTTCAGCTTTGCAAGCTCGGTCAACCAGTactacaaattctttcaactctaaAACCCCAACATACAATCTAATATCTTCATTTAACccctcttcaaatcttttacacagaATGGCCTCCGTGGGCATACATTCCTGGGCATATTTGCTGAGCCTAACAAACTCCCTTTCATATTCTGCCACAGACATCCGACCCTGCATCAACTCAAGAAATTCCTTGCGTTTCTGATCAATAAACCGCTggcttatatatttctttttgaattccTCCTGGGAGAAgtcccaagtaactctttctttcggaaccaccgatattaatgttttccaccaacggtATGTTGAATCCTTCAGTAAAGACacaacacatttcaaacattcatcaGAAGTACAAGATAGTTCATCAAATACCCGAATAGtgttttcaagccaaaactctgCTTAAtctggatcatcatcaacattagcCCTGAAATCTTCAGCTCCATCCTTTCGGATTTTGTCAACGGGAGGTTTCCTTGATCTCACGAAATCAACACTTTGTGGAGCTACGGGGACcagttgaggaataggagggggtaGAGGAGGTAGAGCATTCGGATTTGCACGAACAAGTTCTGTGTACCAATTACTCATCATTCGAAGGAAGGCTTCCCGAGCCTCATTCTGACTATGCGTCTCATGTATACTTTCTTCATGCGCGGTCCCTTGTGCGGGAGCCGGCGCGatactttcaacatcatctgTCACACTTCGGtcaggatccatttactatataaaacaaaattttaaattgttagaaatcatcacactatcacaatataattatggcatgtatagattgAATTTCACACATATTTTATTAGTCCGAAAACTggctaaaccgtagctctgataccactaaaatgtaacaccctttagCCGTGTTCCTTAccgaaatagagtatgaggtattactagaactcaaacacttataaattatttttttataaaaaattcggcagcatttctactttttttacataaaaccccctgcaactttccaaaaataatttcaaacaacttcaatattttcaaCCAATTACAGATATATGTTCAGacataatttttccattaataatcaccaacatattaaaccgatcaatactatatatatttataccacatcacataaagtcatctatacatgccatatttcaaaaatattaattacaaaatacccaaaaagttgatgatagtgtggatgatttccTGACTTCGTCCAAATTTCGAGCTAGctgatgtcactataatcaaggaaatataaaaacgagtaagcatatagcttagtaagtaaacatatgacaaataaataaattcctcaCATGATTACatagtaacataattttaatcatacaTAAATTTCAAGGCTCGTTTAATTTCCAGCAAACTGTCTTTCTGCGTCACAgacgctaatttatttttgtctaGAGCTACAGGACTCAAAAttaagttccgtaaattttccccaaaactagactcgtatacctttccaccataaaattttcagaattttttatttatccaattagtacagtttattctttatatattcCATTGGTTCACTGCCCGACGGTTCGGACCTccctttactaaaatttaattaactccctgtaaaaaaattgaaaaatattattgtttgtttatattaaaaatagactcattaaggaatccaGTAACATAAATTTcaggccataattatttttttataattgttggtgattttccaaatttggaacaggggatttcaaaatcaatccaaccctgtctcaaataaattcaaatatccccaaatatacaactcttttgctttctatgtttctttcatatgaaaatagactcattcagattaaatttcatatattattcaacctctaattcatttttcaccatttatggtgatttttcaaagttgcccaactgctgttgttcaaaacagttttgtatttaaattgtttcttttgtatttttgatatttcctcccatcttatacatgggtcgattaagtatcaaacacaatattcctcccataaacttgtccaccacatataaatattcaccttcCCAGTTTACTCATTGAACACTCGAaatgttaaccgttatcggtggattcagcgcttagcaaccaccagtgaTTCGGGGAATTAGCACTtcgcaacccctttcacattcaaagatatggtggaatcagcacttagcaaccaccaattaTTCGgtgaatcagcacttagcagccccttgggggaatcagcacttagcaacccccttcacatttaaaatacggtgggatcagctcttagcaaccaccaatgaatcggggaatcagcacttagcaacgcCCTTTATATtcaaagatacggtggaatcagcacttagcaaccccttgggggaatcagcacttagcaaccccctttacATTCAATGTACTCCgacttattccgagtgttcaaccggaactcatattttcaatattttaccacctttcccaacttaaccacatttttaggatcttgccgaatatttattctatattctATTAAATCCCAacatatattgaataatatcaaaataatgcattaaatcacatgtttacttacctcggtgcaaaatatcgtaattttgcaatttactcaactatcttctcttttccccgtttgaggtagtcttctcgtctttctttatctataatagcaaatttaacttgtttaatgttcacatttaataaaatagtcctccacccaactttttaaaaaattacaattttgcccccaaacttttacatatttacacttttgtccctaagctcgaaaattaaaattcatctcttattcttatgttttatgacatgttgaacatttttcccttctatgacaacataaAATTCTCACTCTAGCacacacttttcacctatgggcatttttccaaatataaaccctaggttaaattattgctagaataagctaaattaagttaccgggacttcaaaaacgtaaggaacattaaaaacggggcttggaatcacttactattgagcttggaagcttaaaaaccctaactatggcttcccccttgctgatttcgttcaccatgaagaagatgagcacattttgccatctttttccctttttaattctttttattactaaatgactaaattgcccccatttaaaaaaatctatttcacccatttcttatgtctatttttgttcatcaattaactaatggtctaattaccatataaggacccccaatttataatttcataacaattagacacttctaacatgtagaactcaacttttgcacttttttacaatttagtccttttgactaaattgagtgcccaaacgtcgaaattttcaaacgaaatttttatgaaatttttccttgaaatcgtagaccataaaaatataatgataatcatattttctctcgtcagatttgtggtcccgaaactactgttccgactaggcccagaatcgagatattaaaatgtatgtatgtatgtatgtatgtatgtatgtatgtatgtatgtattgaaATGTACGATGTGTTGGATGAAAATGACGATGTGTGGTATgcatatatcaaaattatgtgtTGGGAAGTAAGATTCTGTTAAGGGTATGAGTGAAATTTGTATAAATGTGTCCATTATATTAATTGAGTGATGCATGAAAAAGTATGGTTGGCTATATGGGGGTTCGAGCGGAGTGTCAGGAAAATATGTGATATGATAATGGATCCTATGGTGCTGTTTTGATAACATCAATTAAGACAATAAACACGAGAAAAGGCCAGCGTGGCAGATATGTGGAAAGACCATGGCTATGGCACATTTTggatgtaacacccataacccgtttccatcgccagaacagggttataaagtattaccatataaatttgacattttataacaaatatcgttcaattatcgaattaattgtaaaaatatatatgtaattcaaaatggaataaaacatacatttatgGACCTTAAATTGAGCCTAAGAGgtcttaaaaatagtttaggaaaaattagggactgattcaaaacaaattagaaagttcagggaaaaactaaaaaatttcacttcaagggtcacacggtcgtgtgatagAGCTCAGACCGTGTGGCTccagacatggccgtgtggct harbors:
- the LOC128035493 gene encoding uncharacterized protein LOC128035493; amino-acid sequence: MDPRPSGSAGYSRRDRGRSYSEAKTQATLVASVGNVGNTRSECRQCGRCGSQEHYIKDCPERIKEGRLQRAGSGDIVSRGRPPRNTGSKVSGKSVAKDTTGRSETRAPARTHAIRAREDASPLNMITEEPNKLPIVISHMSAQKYLREGCEAYIAYVLNTSITGSKLEPVPVVCEFSDVFPEELPGLPPIREVVFAIDLLHGTVPISIAPYRMAPTELKELKAQLQEFTDKGSILRGKKLYAKFSKSDFWLREVEFLRHIVSSEDALSRKSLFALRAMSTRLILSNDGSILAELRARPLFLQQIREAQNNDSKLQARRAQCEAGVDSDFQIGSDDCLMFRDRVCVPRNDELIRTILCEAHSGDFLVHPVKAEHQVSSGLLQPIMIPKWKWDSITMDFVTGLPLTPKKKDAIWLIVDILTKSAHFIPVRIDYSLDRFMELTW